A stretch of Nerophis ophidion isolate RoL-2023_Sa unplaced genomic scaffold, RoL_Noph_v1.0 HiC_scaffold_48, whole genome shotgun sequence DNA encodes these proteins:
- the LOC133546922 gene encoding zinc finger protein 3 homolog, giving the protein MQTEEPQPSHIKKEEKYLLMPHFKKEEEDPLTPRFKEEEVDPLTPHIQEEEEEHSISQQREYLEGLEEVDVTKMPVTGVPVKSEDDEVKGESEERGGGEPPSSSSTQHMTTEADGDHCGGSQADKLLAPLSDSEDTTSHSPDTDDEDSKDDKTCHTDNTHFTSSLCHKTFKYHCSLKRHMRTHTGEKPFHVLSVVKILLKDKI; this is encoded by the coding sequence atgcagacggaggagccacagccctcccacattaagaaggaagagaaaTACCTACTGatgccccattttaaaaaggaagaggaggacccactgacaccccgatttaaagaggaagaggtggatccactgacccctcacattcaagaggaagaggaagagcacagcatcagtcagcagagagagtatcttgaaggactggaggaggttgatgtcaccaagatgccagtgactggtgtccctgtgaagagtgaagatgatgaggtgaaaggtgaaagtgaggagaggggagggggggagcctccaagcagcagctcaacacaacacatgacaacagaagctgatggagaccactgtggaggatcacaagcagacaagctcttagctccactatcagatagtgaggacacaacgtcacactctcctgacactgatgatgaagactctaaagatgataagacatgtcacactgacaacactcacttcacatcttctctctgtcacaaaacttttaaataccattgtagtctgaaaagacacatgagaacacacactggagaaaaaccttttcatgttttatctgtagtaaagattttactaaaagacaaaatttga
- the LOC133546903 gene encoding oocyte zinc finger protein XlCOF8.4-like isoform X1 — protein sequence MCQRTTAEYEEELCPTKEEKERQHEKHQVVLHRTDIHQLIGHQEECLPHLQGDSFTLEYPQPSHFKGDKGDSQPFYFKEEEEGECPVGQEEADVSKFPLTVVSVKTEEHEDKPPESSQLHHSPNVEEEPLPHEQEKEPQSPNIREKKEVPHSQHSKEGGEEPHPPHIKEEGETPQTHNVKLTLHIKGQAEDPLILHIKNEEEDPLTPHFKEQENLLTPHIKKEEEDPLTPYFKEEEEDQEPPHIKEEEEEEGISQPKWLEEFPVTGVPVKSEDDEVKGESEERGGGEPPSSSSTQHMTTEADGDHCGGSQADKLLAPLSDSEDTTSHSPDTDDEDSKDDKTCHTDNTHFTSSHSHKTFQYHCSLKTHMRTHTGEKPFSCSLCSKGFRQSINLKVHMRTHTGEKPFSCSTCGKGFAQSQDVKRHMRTHTGEKAFSCSICGKGFTRSTDVKRHMRTHTGKKSHSCSICNRSFCDRSNFVAHMRRHPGEKVLSCSVCGERLSSKYQCKKHKCAGENSSSK from the exons atgtgccaaagaaccacagcagagtacgaggaggaactttgtccaacaaaagaggagaaggagcgacaacatgaaaaacatcaagttgtgttgcacagaacag acatccatcagctgattggacaccaagaagaatgtctccctcatctgcagggggacagtttcactttagaatatccacagccctcacattttaaaggggacaaggGGGATTCACAGCCCttttattttaaagaggaagaggagggagagtgtcctgtagggcaggaggaggctgatgtcagcaagtttccactgactgttgtctctgtgaagactgaagagcatgaagacaaaccacctgagtcctcacagcttcatcacagtccaa acgtTGAAGAAGAACCTCTACCCCATGAGCAGGAgaaggaaccacagtcccccaaCATACGCGAGAAaaaagaggtaccacattcccagcacagcaaagagggaggagaggagccacatcccccccacattaaagaggaaggcgagacgccacagacccataatgttaaactgacccttcacattaaagggcaagcggaggacccactgatcttacacatcaaaaatgaagaggaggacccactgacccctcactttaaggagcaagagaacctgctgacccctcacattaaaaaggaagaggaggacccactgacaccctactttaaagaggaagaggaggaccaagagccgccgcacattaaagaggaagaggaggaagagggcatcagtcagcctaaatggttggaggagttcccagtgactggtgtccctgtgaagagtgaagatgatgaggtgaaaggtgaaagtgaggagaggggagggggggagcctccaagcagcagctcaacacaacacatgacaacagaagctgatggagaccactgtggaggatcacaagcagacaagctcttagctccactatcagatagtgaggacacaacgtcacactctcctgacactgatgatgaagactctaaagatgataagacatgtcacactgacaacactcacttcacatcttctcactctcacaaaacctttcaataccattgtagtctgaaaacacacatgagaacacacactggagaaaaacctttttcttgttcactctgcagtaaaggttttagacaaagtatcaatttgaaagtacacatgagaacacacactggtgaaaaacctttttcctgttcaacctgtggtaaaggttttgcacaaagtcaggatgtgaaaagacacatgagaacacacactggtgaaaaagctttttcctgttcaatctgtggtaaaggttttacaagaagtacagatgtgaaaagacacatgagaacacacactgggaaAAAAtcgcattcctgttcaatctgcaacagaagcttttgtgaccgatcaaactttgtagcacacatgagaagacacccaggagagaaagtgttgagttgcagtgtgtgtggtgaaagattgtcttctaagtaccagtgtaagaaacacaagtgtgctggtgagaacagcagcagcaaatga
- the LOC133546903 gene encoding zinc finger protein 180-like isoform X2 produces MCQRTTAEYEEELCPTKEEKERQHEKHQVVLHRTDVEEEPLPHEQEKEPQSPNIREKKEVPHSQHSKEGGEEPHPPHIKEEGETPQTHNVKLTLHIKGQAEDPLILHIKNEEEDPLTPHFKEQENLLTPHIKKEEEDPLTPYFKEEEEDQEPPHIKEEEEEEGISQPKWLEEFPVTGVPVKSEDDEVKGESEERGGGEPPSSSSTQHMTTEADGDHCGGSQADKLLAPLSDSEDTTSHSPDTDDEDSKDDKTCHTDNTHFTSSHSHKTFQYHCSLKTHMRTHTGEKPFSCSLCSKGFRQSINLKVHMRTHTGEKPFSCSTCGKGFAQSQDVKRHMRTHTGEKAFSCSICGKGFTRSTDVKRHMRTHTGKKSHSCSICNRSFCDRSNFVAHMRRHPGEKVLSCSVCGERLSSKYQCKKHKCAGENSSSK; encoded by the exons atgtgccaaagaaccacagcagagtacgaggaggaactttgtccaacaaaagaggagaaggagcgacaacatgaaaaacatcaagttgtgttgcacagaacag acgtTGAAGAAGAACCTCTACCCCATGAGCAGGAgaaggaaccacagtcccccaaCATACGCGAGAAaaaagaggtaccacattcccagcacagcaaagagggaggagaggagccacatcccccccacattaaagaggaaggcgagacgccacagacccataatgttaaactgacccttcacattaaagggcaagcggaggacccactgatcttacacatcaaaaatgaagaggaggacccactgacccctcactttaaggagcaagagaacctgctgacccctcacattaaaaaggaagaggaggacccactgacaccctactttaaagaggaagaggaggaccaagagccgccgcacattaaagaggaagaggaggaagagggcatcagtcagcctaaatggttggaggagttcccagtgactggtgtccctgtgaagagtgaagatgatgaggtgaaaggtgaaagtgaggagaggggagggggggagcctccaagcagcagctcaacacaacacatgacaacagaagctgatggagaccactgtggaggatcacaagcagacaagctcttagctccactatcagatagtgaggacacaacgtcacactctcctgacactgatgatgaagactctaaagatgataagacatgtcacactgacaacactcacttcacatcttctcactctcacaaaacctttcaataccattgtagtctgaaaacacacatgagaacacacactggagaaaaacctttttcttgttcactctgcagtaaaggttttagacaaagtatcaatttgaaagtacacatgagaacacacactggtgaaaaacctttttcctgttcaacctgtggtaaaggttttgcacaaagtcaggatgtgaaaagacacatgagaacacacactggtgaaaaagctttttcctgttcaatctgtggtaaaggttttacaagaagtacagatgtgaaaagacacatgagaacacacactgggaaAAAAtcgcattcctgttcaatctgcaacagaagcttttgtgaccgatcaaactttgtagcacacatgagaagacacccaggagagaaagtgttgagttgcagtgtgtgtggtgaaagattgtcttctaagtaccagtgtaagaaacacaagtgtgctggtgagaacagcagcagcaaatga